Genomic DNA from Methanosarcina sp. MTP4:
CAGGCTTTCGACTCCGCTTGCCACGATTTTGTCCAGGCCCGGAAGCGTGCAAAGCTCGGCACAGCTTAGTGGATAATCTCCCCTGATCAGTTCGTTCTGCGGCTCTCCGTCCACGAGAAACCCGTACTTCCACCTGCAGGGCTGGGCACAGGCTCCCAGGTTTCCGCTCCTGTCACTTACGAAACTGCTGAAGAGGCACCTGCCCGAATAGGAGTAACAAAGGGCTCCATGGACGAAGACCTCGACCCCAATCTTCGAAGAGTCCACGATGTCCCTGACCTCGGCAGTGCTGAGTTCCCTTGAGACAATTACCCTTGAAGCCCCGAGCTCTTCCACAAAACGGACCCCTGCCTTATTGTGGATTGTCATCTGGGTGCTGGCGTGCAGGGGCAGTTCCGGGAAAGTTGCTTTCAGGAGCCTGAACAGTCCAGGGTCTCTGAGGATGATCGCGTCCACGCCGGCGGCATAGGCCTGGTCTATTAAATCAAGGGCAGGCTGGAGCTCGTGTTCCTTGATCGGGATGTTAAAAGCGAGATAGACTTTGACTCCATGGGAATGAGCCATGTCGATAGCCTTTTCGAGTTCCCTGGAACTAAGGTTCTTTGCACCCCTCCGGGCGTTGAATTCTCCTATCCCAAGGTAAACGGCATCGGCTCCGCCTTTAATGGCGGAAAGGAAAGCGTCGTAATCCCCGGCAGGGGCCAGGATTTCCGGGGGGCAGCGGTTTGCGGATGTTTTCTCGGACATGTTAAATCAGGGTTTTCTTAAGAAAAGGTTTTTTTATGCGTGCAGATGGCGGTGATTATGGTAAAAATAAGGTTTTTGAAACCCAGTGATGCTTTTTTAGCATAAAAAGGAGTGGTTCTATATTATTTTATCTCAGAAAGAGCCGGTCGTCCATTTTCTACGGTTTGGGTTTCTTTTCTTGAATCAAGGAAGCATCGGCATTTGGCATATTTTGACACATCTACCTTTACTCTCTTACCTGTCTTTATTCTCTAATCTATCGGTATCTGCAAAATTTTAAGTAATCCGATATATCCTCTATAAGCAATATATAAGCAATAATTTCTTAAAGAATTAGAAATCTCAGGCACTTTAATTTATTCCGCAAGCCCTGGCTATAAAGTGTTCTTTTATTTATGCGGATACGTTTATATATCATAATTCCGATGTAGTTCCATTGAAAATAATGAGACGTATAATAATCTGTTGTTAAAAACCATTTTTTGTTTTTAATCAGAATTCTATACAATCTTATTTTTAAACTATTAACTAACAAATCAAAACCAAGGTGAAACAAAAATGGCTTTTAATGACAGAAATTCCAGAGGAAATAATAATTTCGGCGCACCCAAAGAAATGCACAAAGCAACCTGTTCAGATTGCGGTGTTGAAACCGAAGTGCCTTTCAAACCTGACCCCGAAAGACCGGTTTACTGCAGAGAGTGTCTTCCTAACCACAGGACACCCAGAGAAAACCGCAGATATTAAGCTCTATTTTCACTTACAGAGTTTCGCTTCATTCAAGCGGACTCATATCTTTTTTTAAATATGGTAAGTCTTGAATATTCTTTTTTCTTAATCCGTTATCTTTTGCGGCTATTTGAATAATGTACTTCTTTAATTATAGATACATTTATATATTTTAACTGCAATGTATGCGTGTTGAAAATTAAGAGACGTATAATAATCTGTTATTAAAAACCAATTTTAGTTTTTAATCAAAGAGTTCTATACAATCTTATTTTTAAACCATTAACTAACAAATCAAAACCAAGGTGAAACAAATATGGCTTTTAATGACAGAAACTTCAGAGGAAATAATAATTTCGGCGCACCCAGAGAAATGCACAAAGCAACCTGTTCAGATTGCGGTGTTGAAACCGAAGTACCTTTCAAACCTGACCCCGAAAGACCTGTTTACTGCAGGGACTGTCTTCCTAACCACAGGACACCCAGAGATAACAGCAGATACTAAGTGTTATTTGTGTAATTGAGTTTACATCAACACTTTTTCTTTTCTACTTTTTTTAAATACATCCTGAGCTCGGAATATACTTTTTTTACCCTTTATCTTTTGCAGCCTTGAGAAGTAGCACTTCGCATGGCAGATCAGTTTTAAGTTGAATCAAGAGATATTTCCAGGGTTAATATGGAGAATAAATACGATTTTTGGCTGGAGGCGGCTTTTTCGAATAGGACTTGCCTGGTTGAAAAGATGAAAGTTAAAAAGTTGCCTGGAAAGCAGGAAACTGCACAAATCATATATATCTTATATTTTATAAAAGTATGAATATAAATCATTATAAGTTCCGGGATAAGATAAACTCTCTGCTTTCACGAAAAAGAGATTCTGTAAAATGCAATGCTTAATGAACCAGGAATCTATAATATTTCTCGAGTCTCAGGAGCCATGGAATTGGTGGTGCTACCTGATGATTAAGCATGAACTTACAACATTGCCCTTGCTGCTTTGGAGTCGGGTGTGGGATGGGAAAAAAACTTACAAAATCCGGTATTGATGTTGTTGGGGATATTCCCTGGGAAACGCACTTCTGCCAGTTTTACCGGACAAAAAAAGATTTACTGGACGTGCTTATTCCATATTTTAAAGCGGGGCTGGAAAATAATGAATTTTGCATGTGGGTTACGCCCCCGGTCCTTGAAGTAGAAGAGGCAAAAGAAGCTCTGAAGAGGGCTGTTCTTGATATTGATGCTTATCTGGATAAAGGACAGGTCGAAATTATTCCCTGCGCTCACCGGTGTGTAAAAGAGGGTGATGTAAAAGAGAATGTTTTCGATTTGAAGGGAGACTTAAGCAGATTGGTTGGAAAACTCAATGAAGCCCTGGAAGGTGGCTACGAAGGATTGCGGTTAAGTTTTGACTCTTTTTGGCCGGACAAAAAAGATTGGAACGATTTTATAGCGAATGAGGGAGAACTGGACCTTGCAGCCGGAAACTACCGGATGCTATCCCTATGCACCTATTCCCTCAACAGTCTTGACGCAACAGGGATAATCCATGTAGTTGGGAACCATAGTTTTGCTCTGGTCAACAGGGATGGAACCTGGGAGCGGATGGAAAGTTCCAGGCACAAAATGGGGAAAGAGGCAGTTCCTCAAATAACTCCTCAACCAGTTACTCAAATAGCTCCTCAAACCACAAAAAGTTGGGAACACAATAATATCCAGCAGGTGCATGAAAAGGAATACCCCGAATTTGACATGGACAGTGCGTTTCACCAGAGTGGAAAGGGTCCCGGGCTGAAGCTGGAAAGCATTCCCTCCTCTGCTCAAGAGAAGGTAAACTTTGAGCTTGCTGATATTGTTGATTCCAGGGCGATCCAGTCCCTCATGGATGATTTCTATAAGCTTGCCCACGTTCCCATAGGCATAATCGATTTCAATGGTAATGTTCTGGTAGGCGTTGGATGGCAGGATATTTGCACCAGATTCCACAGGGTTCACCCCGAGGCCTGCATGTACTGCGTGGAAAGCGATACAAAACTATCCACGGGTGTTCCCCCCGGAGAGTTTAAGATGTACAGGTGCAAGAACAACATGTGGGACATAGCGACTCCAATCATTGTGGGCGGGCGGCACGTCGGCAATATCTTTTTAGGGCAGTTCTTTTTTGAGGGTGAGCTTACGGACTATGAGCTTTTCCGGGCTCAGGCCAGGAAATACGGTTTCAATGAGGAGGAATACATAGCCGCGCTTAAAAAAGTTCCACGGTTCAGCAGGGAGACTGTTAACACAATCATGTCTTTCTTCATGAAGCTTGCCAACATGCTCTCACAGCTGGGCTACAGCAATATCAGGTTGACCCGGTCGCTTGAGGAGCGCGAGGAGCTTGTGGACGCGCTCAGGAAGAGTGAAGAGCGGTTCCGGACGCTGGCTGAAAATTCTCCTGACTTAATTGCCCGATATGATAGACAAAGCCGCCATATGTATGTCAATCCTGCCGCTGAGGAAATTTCTGGCTATCCTCAGGAAGAAATCATCGGGAAGAACTATAGCGAACTGGGAGCAGGCTCGGAGATGGCGAAGTTCTGGGAAGAACATCATCGGAATGTTTTTGCCACAGGGAAACCGGAAACAGTAGAATTCCAGTATATATCACCTCAGGGGAAGGAATACTACTTTAATACACGAATAGTGCCGGAGCTTGTTGAGGGGGAAGTTTCCTCCGTTCTTGCTATTTCCCGGGATATTACGGATAAAAAAGAAGCTGAAGCCAGGTTGAAAGAAACCCTCGATAATCTGGAGGAACTGGTTGAAGAGCGGACCAGACAGCTGGAACAGGCTTATAAGTCGCTGAAAGAAAGTGAAAAAGGCCTGGCTGAAGCTCAAAGAATGGCTCATATCGGAAACTGGAGCTGGAATATCAAAACTGATGAATTGTTCTGGTCTGATGAAGTTTATCGTATCTTCGGACTAAATCCGCAGGAATTCAAAGTAACTTATGATTTGTTTTTAACTTATGTACACCCCGAAGATCTGGAACGCCTGCTTAATTCTATTAATGAAGGCCTGAACGGGAGACCCTATGATGTTAATTACCGGATAATCCTGGCTGATGGAGAAGAGCGTGTAGTCCACACAGAAGCAGAGATTATTTTTTATGAGGGAACTGTCCCTGTTCAAGCAAAGGGAATAGTTCAGGACATTACCGAGCGCAAAATGACTGAAGAATCCATGGAAAAAATGGAGAAATTCCGGATAAAAGAAATCCACCACAGGATCAAGAATAACCTGCAGGTAATTTCTTCCCTGCTCAGCCTCCAGGCAGAAACCTTCAGGGAAAGGGACGTGCTTGAAGCCTTCAAGGAGAGCCAGAACCGGGTATTTTCAATGGCTCTCATCCATGAGGTGCTCTACAAAGGAGAATCCACGGATACCCTTGATTTTGCAGCTTATCTTCGGAAGCTGACCGCAGACCTTTTCCGTTCATACAAATTGGGAAGTGACAAAATTAAACTGAACCTGGACCTTGAGCAGGTCTATCTTGGCATGGATACTGCAATACCTCTTGGCATTATTGTAAACGAACTGATTTCAAACGCTCTGAAGCATGCTTTCCCTTCCGGAAGCGGAGGTGAAATATATGTAAACCTCTGCAAAAATGAAAGTTTTGCCGCAAACCATGCCAGTCCTGGCCCGGATCCGTCCTGCACTGATAAAAACGGCTTCCATTACCTGCTCACAGTAGGGGATAACGGAAAAGGCATCCCTGAGGATATAGAGTTCCTGAATGCGGATTCCCTCGGACTCCAGCTAGTAAATATTCTTGTTGAACAGATAGATGGCTGTATAGAACTCAAAAGGGATCATGGAACAAAATTCTCGATCTGGTTTAGCAATGTACACGAATTATAAATGTCCCGGGCATAGTCTTACTTGTGGATTTCAATCCCTCTTCAGACGGCTAAACCCAGAAAACCAGCCGGATGAAATTCCCGCTACATAATACATTTTAAGATATAAAACCAGTAGCATATCATTCATTTAACTGTACGGTCCTGAAGTTTTGCCTGGATAGTATGAGTGTCGGTATCGGCAAAATTTTGAGTAATCCGATATATTTGACATATTTTATGG
This window encodes:
- a CDS encoding CxxC-x17-CxxC domain-containing protein, whose translation is MAFNDRNSRGNNNFGAPKEMHKATCSDCGVETEVPFKPDPERPVYCRECLPNHRTPRENRRY
- a CDS encoding CxxC-x17-CxxC domain-containing protein yields the protein MAFNDRNFRGNNNFGAPREMHKATCSDCGVETEVPFKPDPERPVYCRDCLPNHRTPRDNSRY
- a CDS encoding PocR ligand-binding domain-containing protein, whose amino-acid sequence is MGKKLTKSGIDVVGDIPWETHFCQFYRTKKDLLDVLIPYFKAGLENNEFCMWVTPPVLEVEEAKEALKRAVLDIDAYLDKGQVEIIPCAHRCVKEGDVKENVFDLKGDLSRLVGKLNEALEGGYEGLRLSFDSFWPDKKDWNDFIANEGELDLAAGNYRMLSLCTYSLNSLDATGIIHVVGNHSFALVNRDGTWERMESSRHKMGKEAVPQITPQPVTQIAPQTTKSWEHNNIQQVHEKEYPEFDMDSAFHQSGKGPGLKLESIPSSAQEKVNFELADIVDSRAIQSLMDDFYKLAHVPIGIIDFNGNVLVGVGWQDICTRFHRVHPEACMYCVESDTKLSTGVPPGEFKMYRCKNNMWDIATPIIVGGRHVGNIFLGQFFFEGELTDYELFRAQARKYGFNEEEYIAALKKVPRFSRETVNTIMSFFMKLANMLSQLGYSNIRLTRSLEEREELVDALRKSEERFRTLAENSPDLIARYDRQSRHMYVNPAAEEISGYPQEEIIGKNYSELGAGSEMAKFWEEHHRNVFATGKPETVEFQYISPQGKEYYFNTRIVPELVEGEVSSVLAISRDITDKKEAEARLKETLDNLEELVEERTRQLEQAYKSLKESEKGLAEAQRMAHIGNWSWNIKTDELFWSDEVYRIFGLNPQEFKVTYDLFLTYVHPEDLERLLNSINEGLNGRPYDVNYRIILADGEERVVHTEAEIIFYEGTVPVQAKGIVQDITERKMTEESMEKMEKFRIKEIHHRIKNNLQVISSLLSLQAETFRERDVLEAFKESQNRVFSMALIHEVLYKGESTDTLDFAAYLRKLTADLFRSYKLGSDKIKLNLDLEQVYLGMDTAIPLGIIVNELISNALKHAFPSGSGGEIYVNLCKNESFAANHASPGPDPSCTDKNGFHYLLTVGDNGKGIPEDIEFLNADSLGLQLVNILVEQIDGCIELKRDHGTKFSIWFSNVHEL